A single genomic interval of Daucus carota subsp. sativus chromosome 1, DH1 v3.0, whole genome shotgun sequence harbors:
- the LOC108215276 gene encoding cytochrome P450 86A22 yields MDASTVMMVLAMIAAYLMWFRTMVRPLKGPRVWPIVGSLPGLIENSNKMHDWIAENLRACGGTYQTCIAAVPFLAQKQGLVTVTCDPKNLEHILKIRFDNYPKGPTWQGVFHDLLGEGIFNSDGDTWKFQRKTAALEFTTRTLRQAMARWVSRAIKNRFCPILKTAQLEGKPVDLQDLLLRLTFDNICGLAFGKDPETLSPGLPENRFASSFDRATEATLQRFILPEMIWKLRRWLRLGMEVSLSESIGHVDKYLTNVINTRKLELISQQNGGGVVPHDDLLSRFMKKKESYTDQFLQHVALNFILAGRDTSSVALSWFFWLVTKNPRVEEKILTEICAVLMDSRGKDTSKWLEDPLVFEEVDRLIYLKAALSETLRLYPSVPEDSKHVVSDDILPDGTVVLAGSSITYSIYSSGRMKYIWGEDCLEFRPERWLTADETKFETKDQFKFVSFNAGPRICLGKDLAYLQMKSIAAALLLRHRLTVTAGHRVEQKMSLTLFLKYGLKVDLHPRDLTPIVAKIGENYACMGNTRDEELEYVQLVAEVA; encoded by the coding sequence ATGGATGCATCAACGGTTATGATGGTGCTGGCGATGATCGCGGCCTATTTGATGTGGTTTAGGACAATGGTGAGGCCGTTGAAGGGACCGCGTGTCTGGCCTATAGTGGGAAGTCTTCCGGGATTGATTGAGAATTCGAATAAGATGCATGATTGGATTGCTGAGAATTTGCGCGCGTGTGGTGGCACGTACCAGACCTGCATAGCCGCGGTGCCCTTCTTGGCGCAGAAGCAGGGGCTTGTGACGGTCACGTGTGATCCGAAGAATTTGGAGCATATATTGAAGATTCGGTTTGATAATTATCCGAAGGGGCCGACTTGGCAAGGGGTTTTTCATGATTTGCTTGGTGAAGGGATTTTTAATTCTGACGGTGACACGTGGAAATTCCAGCGCAAGACTGCTGCGCTGGAATTTACCACCAGGACATTGCGACAGGCAATGGCCAGGTGGGTGAGCCGAGCCATTAAGAATAGGTTTTGTCCTATTCTTAAGACGGCTCAGCTTGAGGGCAAGCCGGTTGATTTACAAGACCTCTTGCTTCGGCTTACttttgataatatatgtggTTTGGCTTTTGGTAAAGACCCGGAGACTCTGTCTCCGGGCTTACCTGAGAATCGCTTTGCGTCGTCTTTTGATAGAGCCACGGAGGCCACGTTGCAGCGCTTTATATTGCCCGAGATGATCTGGAAGCTGAGGAGATGGCTCCGCCTTGGAATGGAAGTCAGTTTGAGTGAGAGCATTGGACATGTGGACAAGTACTTGACCAATGTCATCAATACACGTAAGCTTGAACTGATTAGTCAGCAAAATGGTGGCGGTGTTGTCCCACACGACGACCTGCTGTCGCGGTTCATGAAGAAAAAGGAGTCCTATACTGACCAATTCCTCCAGCACGTGGCACTCAACTTCATCCTAGCTGGGCGTGACACGTCATCTGTGGCGCTGAGCTGGTTTTTCTGGCTGGTGACAAAGAATCCGAGAGTAGAAGAAAAAATTCTGACAGAGATATGTGCTGTCCTGATGGACTCGCGTGGCAAGGATACATCCAAGTGGCTTGAGGATCCGTTAGTGTTTGAAGAAGTTGACAGATTGATATACCTCAAGGCAGCATTGTCAGAGACTCTAAGGCTATATCCCTCTGTCCCGGAGGACTCAAAGCATGTCGTCTCGGACGACATATTGCCTGATGGCACTGTTGTTCTAGCAGGATCATCAATCACATACTCAATCTACTCATCTGGCCGGATGAAGTACATATGGGGCGAAGACTGCCTTGAATTTCGACCAGAGAGATGGTTAACTGCAGACGAAACCAAATTTGAAACCAAAGACCAGTTTAAGTTTGTTTCTTTTAATGCAGGCCCAAGAATCTGTTTAGGCAAGGATCTGGCGTATCTGCAAATGAAGTCTATCGCAGCAGCACTACTTTTGCGCCATCGCCTGACAGTAACAGCTGGCCACCGCGTGGAACAGAAGATGTCACTGACATTGTTCCTGAAATACGGGCTCAAGGTCGATTTGCACCCTAGGGACTTGACTCCTATCGTAGCCAAGATCGGAGAAAACTATGCATGCATGGGCAACACACGCGATGAGGAGCTGGAATATGTCCAGCTCGTCGCTGAGGTTGCTTAA
- the LOC108207921 gene encoding BTB/POZ domain-containing protein At5g41330 codes for MPSFASSPPPSHGFHPKSRDFKSDVCTIDVGGQLFQTTKQTLALAGPNSMLYQACEAGDEAVPFIDRDPELFAILLSLLRTGNLSSKARGIDVQDLIFEAQFYGIEDVLVASQSNPSQFEAFNLEKSLLLSLNGRDSPNCMSTTPYGSVHVAHGSKITSFDWSLRKKSTILTEFTAIDSLLSISPVIAAAGATDFSGLQILDLDKGFVRETLSWENVTRSSSTVQAIGSSPDFLFSSFESGRRNSSAIMVYDLQGGFRPVAEIGHCEVYGADLGSAIPATKLNWVPSYNLLMASGSHSGPQGVMGNIKFWDIRSGNVVWELKENVDCFADVTVMDNLSAIFKVGVNSGEVFFSDMRNMGAENSWECLGDKRKAASGKKEGVGCIIQSHNNQVFCSKGGDLELWSEVMVGSLRKTDNGTGGRVFRKNLMGREKDMGGSRITNLQFGGNKMFVTRKNQQFVEVWQSSVRGL; via the coding sequence ATGCCATCTTTTGCTTCTTCACCACCTCCTTCACATGGGTTTCATCCAAAATCTCGAGATTTTAAGTCTGATGTATGCACCATTGATGTGGGTGGTCAGCTTTTTCAAACTACTAAGCAGACTTTAGCTTTGGCTGGGCCTAATTCAATGCTGTATCAAGCTTGTGAGGCTGGTGATGAAGCTGTGCCTTTTATTGACAGAGACCCTGAGTTGTTTGCTATTTTGTTGTCTTTGTTGAGGACAGGTAATTTGTCATCTAAAGCTAGAGGGATTGATGTTCAAGATTTGATTTTTGAGGCTCAGTTTTATGGGATTGAGGATGTTCTTGTGGCATCTCAATCAAACCCTTCTCAGTTTGAGGCTTTTAATCTTGAAAAATCTTTGCTTTTGTCATTGAATGGTAGGGATTCTCCTAATTGTATGTCCACAACTCCTTATGGTTCTGTTCATGTGGCACATGGGAGTAAGATCACTTCTTTTGATTGGTCATTGAGGAAGAAATCTACCATTTTGACAGAATTTACAGCTATTGATTCTTTGTTGTCTATTAGCCCTGTGATTGCAGCTGCTGGTGCAACTGATTTTTCTGGGTTGCAGATTCTTGATCTGGATAAGGGGTTTGTTAGGGAGACATTGAGTTGGGAGAATGTGACTAGGTCTAGTTCAACAGTGCAGGCAATTGGGTCATCACCTGATTTCCTGTTTAGTAGTTTTGAGTCGGGTCGAAGGAATTCAAGTGCCATTATGGTTTATGATTTGCAGGGTGGTTTTCGTCCAGTTGCTGAGATTGGGCATTGTGAAGTCTATGGTGCTGATCTCGGTTCTGCGATTCCAGCTACGAAGTTGAATTGGGTTCCTAGTTATAATTTGTTAATGGCTTCTGGTTCTCATAGTGGACCTCAGGGAGTAATGGGTAATATTAAGTTTTGGGATATTCGGTCTGGTAATGTTGTTTGGGAATTGAAGGAAAATGTTGATTGTTTTGCGGATGTTACTGTTATGGACAATCTTTCTGCGATATTTAAGGTTGGTGTGAATTCAGGAGAGGTTTTCTTCTCTGATATGAGGAATATGGGTGCTGAAAACTCGTGGGAGTGTTTAGGTGATAAAAGAAAGGCGGCTAGTGGAAAGAAAGAAGGTGTCGGGTGTATAATTCAAAGTCACAACAATCAAGTGTTTTGCAGCAAAGGTGGAGATTTGGAGTTGTGGTCGGAGGTTATGGTAGGGTCTCTGAGGAAGACTGATAATGGCACGGGCGGGAGGGTCTTCAGAAAGAACCTAATGGGGAGAGAGAAGGACATGGGAGGAAGTAGAATAACCAACTTGCAGTTTGGTGGAAATAAAATGTTTGTCACAAGGAAGAATCAGCAATTTGTTGAAGTATGGCAGAGCTCAGTAAGAGGATTGTAA
- the LOC108212335 gene encoding AT-rich interactive domain-containing protein 2: MAILSRLKDELECGNDGLNHVNHSVSCFYQDFGLKDGVLDECKGTLERVFDQVIPIYLREVSVGKISRPLPALLGDGQPVDLFRLFWVVKKKGGFNSVSESGLWGSVAEECFLSATLTASLKMLYLKYLKEFDGWLQQVFRGKISENYVVEILKKLELLKVEAKELKGLLWSDEDKKRDDGELGLNFDDKTGSSVEVTNGKHRSQLSDGSIFNKVHHNKKFFYDETESCVDFGTCTNGLLLCNGCDDLNKVDHIVESSNDSEKYMCIQSDESIMSSAKCTDDNAMSSKRIKLGLKVGVDKVQDKVEASRSDNDNKELAGQDDYDILCLARSVVNNVVSSMKSEFCSLPEVDNVKNTCDDDENFDDCDLILSARRIADKFASSQDEGKNMWPSEAINGVRGNAESNRDDCGKVQVREDASNELSMPSVGNEVALSRKRKWESTSLPEMLNWITHAAKHSDDPAIGKVPDPSKWNDLETDECWMQALLAREALLIKRPTANFEEAPLQKKLKMHPSMYEDINAVYQSAERVRCSKRIPLSKSQFCPCCNQGASSQSKVASPRKAQTHDRKLKSSAEVSSSPALDDSHKEVPYERHVSVGPTYQAEVPKWTGAVSVSDSKWLGKRVWTPEDENEKTLVEKHPIGKGRETSCDCSLPGSSSCVGLHIAEKRLELKRALGGLFYCWRFDRMGEEVSLSWTPEEKKRFKKMVLENTAHNKFWKNAFKLFPSKTREKLVSYYFNVLVLRRRSYQNRVTPKHIDSDDDETDFGSVGGSAFLEGSNLPECSLSMQNTDLE; encoded by the exons ATGGCTATTTTGTCGAGATTAAAAGATGAATTGGAATGTGGAAATGATGGGCTGAATCATGTTAATCATAGCGTGTCGTGTTTTTATCAAGATTTTGGTTTAAAGGATGGTGTTTTGGATGAATGTAAGGGGACTTTGGAGAGGGTGTTTGATCAAGTGATTCCGATATATTTGAGGGAGGTTTCGGTTGGGAAGATTTCTAGACCTTTACCGGCTTTGCTGGGTGATGGGCAGCCGGTGGATTTGTTTCGGTTGTTTTGGGTTGTGAAGAAGAAAGGAGGATTCAATTCTGTTTCGGAAAGTGGTTTGTGGGGTTCGGTTGCTGAGGAATGCTTCTTGAGTGCTACGCTAACGGCGTCGCTTAAAATGTTGTATCTTAAGTATTTGAAGGAGTTCGATGGGTGGTTGCAACAGGTGTTTAGGGGTAAGATATCAGAGAATTATGTGGTCGAGATTTTGAAGAAGTTGGAACTGTTAAAGGTGGAAGCAAAGGAGCTTAAGGGTCTGCTATGGAGTGATGAGGACAAAAAGAGGGATGATGGTGAACTTGGACTTAATTTTGATGACAAAACTGGAAGTTCTGTTGAAGTTACTAATGGCAAGCATAGATCACAATTGTCAGATGGCAGCATCTTTAATAAAGTGCATCataataagaaatttttttatgatgaaaCTGAAAGTTGCGTCGATTTTGGTACTTGCACTAATGGATTGCTTTTGTGTAATGGCTGCGACGACCTAAATAAAGTGGATCATATTGTAGAAAGTAGTAATGATAGTGAGAAATATATGTGCATACAAAGTGATGAAAGTATCATGTCTTCAGCCAAATGTACTGATGATAATGCCATGAGCTCTAAACGGATAAAATTGGGATTAAAGGTCGGAGTAGATAAAGTGCAAGACAAAGTAGAAGCGAGTAGAAGTGACAATGACAACAAAGAACTTGCCGGCCAGGATGATTATGATATCCTGTGTTTAGCTAGAAGTGTTGTTAATAATGTTGTTAGCTCAATGAAAAGTGAATTTTGTTCATTGCCGGAAGTTGACAATGTCAAAAATACTTGTGACgatgatgaaaattttgatgaCTGCGATTTAATTTTATCGGCTAGAAGAATTGCTGATAAATTTGCTAGTTCTCAGGATGAGGGAAAGAATATGTGGCCTAGCGAAGCTATCAATGGAGTGCGTGGAAATGCAGAAAGCAACAGAGACGACTGTGGAAAAGTGCAGGTTCGAGAGGATGCCAGTAACGAATTATCAATGCCAAGTGTGGGCAACGAAGTAGCTCTATCTCGGAAGAGAAAATGGGAATCTACATCTCTGCCAGAAATGCTAAACTGGATAACTCATGCTGCAAAGCATTCTGATGATCCTGCAATTGGAAAAGTACCCGATCCTTCCAAGTGGAATGATCTTGAAACTGACGAATGCTGGATGCAGGCTCTCTTAGCACGTGAGGCTCTCCTGATAAAGCGACCAACTGCAAACTTTGAAGAAGCTCCCCTGCAG AAGAAGCTTAAGATGCATCCTTCAATGTATGAAGATATAAATGCCGTCTACCAATCTGCAGAGAGAGTAAGATGTAGCAAAAGGATTCCTTTGTCCAAATCTCAGTTTTGCCCGTGTTGCAACCAAGGCGCTTCTTCTCAAAGTAAAGTTGCAAGTCCTCGCAAAGCACAAACACATGACCGCAAATTAAAATCATCTGCAGAAGTTTCAAGCTCACCTGCTTTAGATGATTCACATAAAGAGGTGCCCTATGAGAGGCATGTTTCTGTTGGTCCTACTTACCAAGCAGAAGTTCCTAAATGGACAGGTGCAGTTTCAGTAAGTGATTCTAAGTGGTTAGGCAAACGGGTGTGGACTCCTGAAGATGAAAACGAAAAAACCCTCGTAGAGAAGCATCCTATTGGCAAGGGAAGAGAAACTTCGTGTGATTGTTCTCTTCCAGGTTCGTCTTCTTGTGTAGGATTACACATTGCCGAGAAGAGATTGGAGTTGAAGCGAGCTTTGGGTGGGCTGTTCTATTGTTGGAGGTTTGATCGCATGGGTGAGGAGGTTTCACTTTCCTGGACTCCCGAAGAAAAAAAGAGATTCAAGAAAATGGTGCTAGAAAATACAGCCCAcaataaattttggaaaaatGCTTTCAAGCTATTTCCTTCTAAAACAAGAGAAAAGTTGGTTAGCTATTACTTCAATGTCCTTGTTCTCCGGCGTAGAAGTTACCAGAACCGCGTGACACCAAAACACATAGACAGTGACGATGATGAAACTGACTTTGGATCAGTCGGGGGTAGTGCTTTTCTTGAAGGATCTAATTTACCTGAATGCTCTCTCAGTATGCAGAACACTGATTTGGAGTAG